One window of Ziziphus jujuba cultivar Dongzao chromosome 5, ASM3175591v1 genomic DNA carries:
- the LOC132803845 gene encoding protein CELLULOSE SYNTHASE INTERACTIVE 3, producing MQMSKSPSHESREPSPSYTTLSRDLTGTAMDDAESTMATVAHFVEQLHAGMSSSSEKELITARLRGIAKTKKDARTLIGSHAQAMPLFISILRNGTPMAKVNVAETLSVLCKDEDLRLKVLLGGCIPPLLSLLKSESTEARKAAAEAIYEVSVGGLSDDHVGMKIFVTEGVVPTLWDQLNPKNNQDKVVEGFVTGALRNLCGDKDGYWRATLEAGGVDIIVGLLFSDNAAAQSNAASLLARLMLAFSDSIPKVIDSGAVKALLLLICQENDISVRASAADALEALSSKSTRAKKAVVDANGVPVLIGAIVAPSKECMQGEHGQALQEHATRALANICGGMPALILYLGELSQSPRLAAPVADIIGALAYTLMVYEQKSGSDEEPFDARQVEDILVMLLKPRDSKLVQDRVLEAMASLYGNNYLSRQLSHAEAKKVLIGLITMAAADVQEYLILSLTSLCCDGVGIWEAIGKREGIQLLISLLGLSSEQHQEYAVQLLAVLTDQVDDSKWAITAAGGIPPLVQLLDTGSQKAKEDAAHVLWNLCCHSEDIRACVESAGAIPAFLWLLKSGGSRGQEASAMALTKLVRTADSATINQLLALLLGDSPSSKANIIRVLGHVLTLASHKDLVHKGSAPNKGLRSLVQVLNSPNEETQEYAASVLADLFSTRQDICESLATDEIIHPCMKLLTSNTQVVATQSARALSALSRPTKTKTTNKMSYIAEGDVKPLIKLAKTSSTDSAETAVAALANLLSDPQIAAEALAEDVVSALTKVLGDGTIEGKKNASCALHQLLKHFPVGDVLPGHAQCRFVVLSLVDSLNAMDMDEIDDSADALEVVALLARTKQGVNFTYPPWSALAEVPSSVEPLVRCLADGPPLLQDKAIEVLSRLCGDQPVVLGDLLVTRSRSLGSLANRIMSSSSLEVRVGGAALLICAVKEHKQQSMEALGVSGYLKPLIHALVEMIKQNSICSSLEIEVRTPRGFMERNAFQEGEEFDVPDPASVLGGTVALWLLSIIASFHANNKVIIMEAGGLDALSDKLASYSSNPQAEYEDAEGIWISALLLAILFQDENVVLFPATMHIIPSLALLLRSEEVIDKFFAAQSMASLVHNGSKGISLAIANSGAIAGLITLIGYVESDMPNLVALSEEFSLVRHPDQVVLEHLFDIEDVRVASIARKSIPLLVDLLRPIPERPGAPPTAVQLLTRIADGSDTNKLIMAEAGALEALTKYLSLSPQDSTEATISELFRILFSNPDLIRYEASASSLNQLIAVLRLGSRSARFSAARALHELFDAENIRDSELARQAVQPLVDMLNTASEGEQEAALVALIKLASGNSSKAAIFIDVEGNPLESVYKILASTSSLELKKNAARFLFVLFSNSKVRENPIASECMEPLITLMQSDKDAAVEAGVCAFEKLLDDEQQVEVAAAYDIVDLLVGLVSGTNHQLIEGSVCSLIKLGKDRTPRKLDMVNAGVIDNCLEILPLAPNSLCSSIAELFRILTNSNAIARSSDAAKMVEPLFMVLLRSDFSLWGQHSALQALVNILEKPQSLATLKLTPSQVIEPLISFLESPSQAIQQLGTELLSHLLAQEHFQQDITTKNAVVPLVQLAGIGILNLQQTAIKALEKISTSWPKAVADAGGLFELAKVIIQDDPQPPHALWESAALVLSNILRFNAKYYFKVPVVVLVKMLHSTLESTITVALNALIVHEKNDALSTGQMTEAGAIDALLDLLRSHQCEEESGRLLEALFNNVKIREMKIAKYAIAPLSQYLLDPQTRSQSGKLLAALALGDLSQHEGLARASDSVSACRALISLLEDQPTEDMKMVAICALQNFVMHSRTNRRAVAEAGGILVIQELLLSPNPEVAGQAALLIKFLFSNHTLQEYVSNELIRSLTAALERELWSSETINEEVLRTLNVIFANFPKLHISEAATLSIPHLIGVLKSGSEAAQESVLDTLCLLKHSWSTMPIDVAKSQAMIAAEAIPLLQMLMKTCPPSFHDRADSLLHCLPGCLTVTIKRGNNLKQTMGSTNAFCRLTIGNGPAQQTKVVNHSTSPEWKEGFTWAFDVPPKGQKLHIVCKSKNTFGKTTLGKVTIQIDKVVSEGVYSGLFSLNHDSNKDGSSRTLEIEIIWSNRISSEDT from the exons ATGCAAATGTCAAAGTCTCCCTCCCATGAATCCCGAGAACCCTCACCTTCTTATACTACTCTGTCTAG GGACTTAACTGGAACAGCAATGGATGATGCAGAATCGACAATGGCCACAGTTGCTCACTTTGTTGAGCAACTACATGCTGGCATGTCTTCATCTTCTGAAAAAGAACTTATTACAGCACGATTGCGAGGTATTGCCAAAACTAAAAAGGATGCTAGGACACTTATTGGTTCTCATGCCCAGGCAATGCCATTGTTCATAAGCATTCTCAGGAATGGGACTCCCATGGCAAAAGTCAATGTTGCTGAGACCCTAAGCGTTTTGTGCAAAGACGAAGACTTACGTCTTAAAGTACTTCTAGGTGGGTGCATCCCTCCTTTACTTTCACTCTTGAAGTCTGAATCAACTGAGGCTAGGAAGGCTGCAGCAGAGGCTATTTATGAAGTTTCCGTTGGTGGACTTTCCGATGACCATGTtggtatgaaaatatttgttacgGAAGGTGTAGTACCAACTTTATGGGACCAACTCAATCCAAAGAACAACCAGGACAAAGTGGTAGAGGGATTTGTTACTGGGGCATTGAGAAATCTTTGTGGTGACAAGGATGGTTATTGGAGAGCTACACTTGAGGCTGGAGGAGTAGATATAATTGTTGGTCTTCTGTTTTCTGATAATGCTGCTGCTCAATCAAATGCAGCTTCTCTCTTGGCCCGTTTGATGTTGGCTTTCAGTGATAGCATCCCCAAAGTAATAGATTCCGGAGCAGTCAAAGCTCTGCTTTTGCTCATTTGTCAGGAAAATGATATTTCTGTACGTGCAAGTGCTGCTGATGCATTGGAAGCTCTATCCTCAAAATCAACTAGAGCTAAGAAAGCTGTAGTAGATGCAAATGGTGTTCCAGTTCTCATTGGGGCTATAGTTGCTCCATCTAAAGAATGTATGCAAGGAGAGCATGGCCAGGCCTTGCAGGAACATGCTACACgagctttagcaaatatatgTGGTGGAATGCCTGCTTTGATTTTATATCTTGGAGAACTTTCACAATCCCCTCGTCTAGCTGCACCAGTTGCTGATATTATTGGAGCTTTAGCATACACTTTGATGGTTTATGAGCAGAAATCTGGCAGTGATGAGGAGCCTTTTGATGCAAGGCAGGTGGAAGATATTCTAGTAATGCTACTTAAGCCTCGGGATAGTAAGCTGGTTCAAGATCGTGTCCTTGAGGCCATGGCTAGTCTATATGGCAACAACTATCTTTCAAGACAGCTCAGTCATGCAGAAGCCAAAAAGGTGCTTATTGGACTTATAACAATGGCTGCTGCAGATGTGCAAGAGTATCTCATTCTTTCTTTGACGAGCTTATGCTGTGATGGCGTTGGTATTTGGGAAGCCATCGGCAAGAGGGAAGGAATTCAATTACTTATTTCATTGCTGGGCTTGTCAAGTGAGCAGCATCAAGAGTATGCTGTTCAATTGCTGGCAGTCTTAACCGACCAGGTTGATGACAGCAAATGGGCTATCACTGCTGCAGGCGGGATTCCTCCGTTGGTGCAGTTGTTAGATACAGGATCTCAGAAGGCAAAGGAGGATGCAGCACATGTTTTGTGGAATTTATGCTGTCACAGTGAGGATATTCGTGCTTGTGTTGAAAGTGCTGGAGCAATCCCGGCATTCTTATGGCTTCTAAAAAGTGGTGGGTCAAGAGGTCAAGAGGCATCGGCTATGGCTCTTACTAAGCTTGTTCGAACAGCAGATTCTGCCACCATTAATCAGTTACTAGCTTTGCTCCTAGGTGATTCTCCGAGCTCAAAGGCCAACATAATCAGAGTTTTAGGTCATGTACTGACACTGGCATCACACAAGGATCTTGTGCATAAGGGTTCTGCACCTAATAAAGGTCTCAGATCTCTTGTCCAGGTACTCAACTCACCAAATGAAGAAACTCAAGAGTACGCAGCCTCTGTTCTAGCTGACCTATTCAGCACAAGGCAAGATATTTGTGAAAGTCTTGCAACTGATGAGATCATCCATCCTTGCATGAAGCTTTTGACCAGCAATACTCAAGTTGTTGCAACGCAGTCTGCTCGAGCATTGAGTGCTCTTTCCCGTCCAACAAAGACTAAAACAACTAACAAGATGTCTTATATTGCAGAAGGGGATGTCAAGCCTCTAATTAAACTGGCCAAAACTTCTTCTACAGATTCTGCTGAAACTGCAGTTGCCGCTCTTGCCAATCTTCTTTCTGATCCGCAGATTGCTGCTGAAGCCCTGGCAGAAGATGTTGTTTCGGCTTTGACAAAAGTATTGGGAGATGGAACTATAGAGGgcaagaaaaatgcatcatgtGCCCTTCATCAATTACTGAAGCATTTTCCAGTAGGTGATGTGCTCCCTGGACATGCTCAGTGTCGTTTTGTTGTTCTTTCACTTGTTGATTCCTTAAATGCAATGGATATGGACGAGATTGATGATTCTGCCGACGCTTTAGAAGTTGTAGCACTTTTGGCTAGGACAAAACAGGGTGTGAATTTTACATATCCCCCATGGTCTGCACTTGCTGAAGTGCCATCGAGCGTAGAACCTCTTGTCCGTTGTCTGGCTGATGGGCCTCCTCTACTGCAGGATAAGGCAATAGAAGTTTTGTCAAGACTTTGTGGTGATCAACCAGTTGTGCTTGGTGATCTTTTAGTTACTAGATCAAGATCCCTTGGTTCACTTGCTAATAGAATAATGAGCTCATCGAGTTTAGAAGTGAGAGTTGGAGGGGCTGCATTACTCATTTGTGCTGTGAAAGAGCACAAACAGCAGTCTATGGAAGCACTTGGTGTGTCAGGATATTTAAAACCCCTGATACATGCTTTAGTGGAAATGATAAAACAAAATTCCATCTGCTCCTCTTTAGAGATTGAAGTAAGAACTCCTAGAGGTTTTATGGAAAGAAATGCTTTCCAGGAAGGGGAGGAATTTGATGTCCCTGATCCAGCCAGCGTCTTGGGGGGTACAGTTGCCTTATGGTTACTTTCTATAATTGCTTCATTTCATGCAAACAACAAAGTCATTATCATGGAAGCTGGTGGACTTGATGCTCTTTCTGACAAGCTTGCTAGCTACTCTTCCAACCCACAG GCAGAATATGAAGATGCAGAAGGCATATGGATTAGCGCCCTACTCCTGGCTATTCTGTTCCAAGATGAAAATGTTGTTTTGTTTCCTGCAACAATGCACATCATACCTTCACTTGCTCTTTTGCTAAGATCTGAAGAGgttattgataaattttttgcTGCCCAGTCAATGGCCAGTCTTGTTCATAACGGTAGTAAGGGAataagtcttgcaattgcaaaTTCAGGTGCTATTGCTGGGTTAATAACTCTAATTGGTTATGTTGAGTCAGATATGCCAAACCTTGTTGCTTTATCAGAAGAATTCTCTCTGGTAAGACATCCTGATCAAGTTGTTTTGGAGCACCTTTTTGATATTGAAGATGTAAGAGTTGCATCAATTGCACGTAAATCTATACCTCTTTTAGTGGACCTTTTGAGACCAATACCTGAGAGGCCTGGTGCCCCTCCAACCGCTGTTCAACTCTTGACTCGTATTGCAGATGGAAGTGatacaaacaaattaattatggCTGAAGCTGGAGCTCTAGAGGCTCTGACAAAGTACCTCTCTTTGAGTCCTCAAGACTCAACAGAGGCCACCATATCTGAATTATTCAGAATATTATTTAGTAACCCTGATCTAATCAGATATGAAGCATCAGCTAGTTCCCTTAATCAACTTATAGCTGTTTTGCGTCTGGGGTCAAGAAGTGCTAGATTCAGTGCTGCAAGGGCTCTCCATGAACTTTTTGATGCTGAGAACATCAGAGATTCTGAATTAGCCAGGCAGGCTGTTCAACCATTGGTCGACATGCTTAATACCGCATCAGAGGGTGAGCAAGAGGCTGCTCTTGTTGCATTGATTAAGTTGGCTTCAGGAAATTCATCAAAAGCAGCAATTTTTATTGATGTGGAAGGAAACCCCCTTGAGAGTGTTTACAAAATATTGGCTTCTACATCATCATTAGAATTGAAGAAAAATGCTGCACGGTTCTTGTTTGTTCTGTTTAGTAATAGCAAAGTAAGAGAAAATCCAATTGCCTCTGAATGCATGGAGCCCCTTATAACATTGATGCAGTCTGATAAGGATGCAGCTGTAGAAGCTGGAGTTTGTGCTTTTGAGAAATTGTTGGATGATGAACAACAGGTGGAGGTTGCAGCAGCCTATGATATTGTGGATCTCCTTGTTGGCTTGGTTTCTGGTACAAACCATCAGCTTATTGAGGGTAGCGTATGTTCTCTGATAAAGTTAGGGAAAGACCGGACTCCACGCAAATTGGATATGGTTAATGCTGGTGTTATTGATAATTGTCTTGAGATACTACCTCTTGCACCAAATTCATTATGCTCCTCAATTGCAGAACTTTTCCGCATTTTAACAAATAGTAATGCAATTGCTAGAAGTTCAGATGCTGCAAAAATGGTAGAACCCCTTTTCATGGTTTTACTTCGATCAGATTTCAGCTTATGGGGACAGCACAGTGCATTGCAAGCACTTGTAAATATTTTGGAGAAGCCACAAAGTCTAGCTACTTTGAAACTTACGCCTAGTCAAGTCATTGAGCCTCTTATTTCATTTCTGGAATCCCCATCTCAAGCCATCCAGCAGCTTGGGACAGAATTGTTATCTCATCTTCTTGCCCAGGAACACTTTCAGCAAGATATTACGACAAAGAATGCAGTTGTGCCTCTTGTGCAGCTTGCTGGAATCGGAATACTGAACTTACAACAAACTGCAATTAAGGCATTAGAAAAAATATCCACAAGTTGGCCGAAGGCAGTTGCTGATGCTGGGGGTCTTTTTGAGCTTGCAAAGGTAATTATTCAGGATGACCCTCAACCACCTCATGCGTTATGGGAATCAGCTGCTTTGGTTCTCTCAAATATCTTACGTTTCAATGCTAAGTACTATTTCAAAGTTCCTGTGGTGGTTCTTGTGAAAATGTTACACTCAACACTGGAGAGCACCATTACGGTGGCTCTTAATGCCTTAATTGTTCATGAAAAGAATGATGCTTTAAGCACTGGACAGATGACTGAAGCTGGTGCCATTGATGCTTTGTTGGACCTTTTAAGATCTCATCAGTGTGAAGAAGAATCTGGAAGGTTGCTTGAAGCTTTATTTAATAATGTGAAGATCCGAGAGATGAAGATTGCGAAGTATGCAATAGCACCTTTGTCACAATATCTGTTAGATCCACAAACCAGATCTCAATCTGGCAAACTTCTTGCAGCTTTAGCTCTTGGAGACCTTTCCCAGCATGAAGGACTTGCTAGAGCTAGTGATTCGGTGTCTGCTTGTCGTGCATTGATAAGCTTGCTTGAAGATCAGCCAACAGAGGATATGAAAATGGTGGCAATTTGTGCGCTGCAAAACTTTGTAATGCACAGCAGAACAAATAGGCGAGCAGTTGCTGAAGCAGGAGGAATTTTGGTTATTCAGGAATTACTGCTCTCTCCCAATCCAGAAGTTGCCGGGCAGGCAGCATTGctgatcaaatttttattttccaatcatACACTCCAAGAATATGTATCAAATGAGCTCATCAGATCTTTAACAG CTGCACTAGAAAGAGAGTTGTGGTCCTCAGAAACTATTAATGAAGAGGTCTTGAGAACCTTAAATGTGATATTCGCCAACTTTCCTAAGCTTCATATTTCTGAAGCCGCTACGCTTTCTATTCCCCATCTGATAGGTGTTCTAAAATCTGGTAGTGAGGCGGCGCAGGAATCTGTACTGGACACTCTATGTTTGTTAAAACATTCTTGGTCAACCATGCCAATAGATGTTGCAAAGTCTCAGGCCATGATTGCAGCTGAAGCCATACCTCTTCTACAGATGCTCATGAAAACCTGTCCACCAAGTTTCCATGATAGAGCAGACAGCTTGTTGCATTGCTTACCTGGTTGCTTGACTGTTACAATCAAGCGTGGGAACAATCTGAAGCAGACCATGGGAAGTACAAATGCTTTTTGTCGATTGACGATAGGCAATGGCCCCGCTCAACAAACCAAG GTAGTGAACCATAGTACATCTCCAGAATGGAAGGAAGGATTTACATGGGCATTTGATGTACCGCCAAAGGGACAAAAACTTCACATTGTTTGCAAAAGCAAAAATACTTTTGGAAAG ACAACTTTGGGAAAAGTGACTATCCAAATTGACAAAGTTGTTAGTGAAGGAGTATACAGTGGGTTATTTAGCCTTAATCATGACAGCAACAAAGATGGATCTTCCCGCACACTTGAAATCGAGATTATCTGGTCCAACAGAATATCAAGCGAAGACACATGA